From the genome of Scytonema hofmannii PCC 7110, one region includes:
- a CDS encoding diguanylate cyclase domain-containing protein — translation MYIQNQEFDNNYKDVNLAVREDTEALKNHADLLIVDDNIGNLALLSAILSQQGYRVRKAISGEVALKAIFLEPPDLILLDIKMPVIDGYAVCTQLKASPQTCEIPIIFLSALDEAIDKIRAFEVGGEDYITKPFLAEEVLLRVRHQLKIQKQQQELKEHNQKLQKEIQERRQAEAATQLLLTTIHAVHQASDFKRALEILLCKVRQAMDWDYGEGWILGDDIMTLQLSQTCHDPMHDLSLNQFHQARLDISFTDGVGLLGRVWATHQSEWIEDVSQKQAPVFLRTEAAIRAGLKAAFGMPIVLQEQVLAVLVFFKRSPLPYDPKLVQLVNAVAIELGEFIQRKQTEEALILTNQELQRLATLDGLTQINNRRSFDEALEREWQRLQRRQASLALILCDIDYFKFYNDCYGHVAGDSCLKEVANAIALTCKRPGDLVARYGGEEFAVLLPDTDLEGATYVAQQIRQQIAKLAIPHAASRANTYVTISMGIASLIPTVECLQEKLIMAADRSLYKAKAQGRNTYCACSLEQPVDCWEFLP, via the coding sequence ATGTACATTCAAAATCAGGAATTTGATAATAACTATAAAGATGTAAACCTGGCTGTTCGGGAGGATACAGAAGCCCTAAAAAATCATGCAGATTTATTGATTGTTGATGATAATATCGGTAACCTTGCTCTACTCTCTGCTATTCTTAGTCAACAGGGCTACAGGGTTCGGAAAGCAATTAGTGGTGAAGTCGCTTTAAAAGCTATTTTCTTAGAACCACCCGATCTCATTTTGCTGGACATTAAAATGCCAGTGATAGACGGATATGCTGTTTGTACCCAGTTAAAAGCATCTCCCCAAACTTGTGAAATTCCCATTATCTTCTTGAGTGCTTTGGATGAAGCAATAGATAAAATCAGAGCTTTTGAGGTTGGGGGTGAAGACTATATCACCAAACCATTCCTAGCTGAAGAAGTTTTGCTCCGAGTTCGCCATCAACTTAAGATTCAAAAGCAACAGCAAGAACTTAAGGAACACAATCAGAAGCTGCAAAAGGAGATTCAAGAGCGAAGGCAAGCTGAAGCAGCAACTCAACTGTTATTAACCACAATTCATGCAGTTCATCAAGCATCTGATTTCAAGCGTGCTTTGGAAATTCTTTTATGTAAGGTACGTCAAGCTATGGATTGGGACTATGGCGAAGGTTGGATTTTAGGTGACGATATTATGACTTTACAACTGAGTCAAACCTGCCACGATCCAATGCACGATCTATCACTCAATCAATTTCATCAGGCAAGATTAGACATATCCTTTACTGATGGTGTGGGATTGCTGGGTCGGGTTTGGGCAACTCACCAATCGGAGTGGATTGAAGATGTTTCACAAAAGCAAGCGCCTGTTTTTCTTCGGACTGAAGCAGCAATTCGTGCTGGGTTGAAAGCAGCTTTTGGGATGCCGATTGTGTTGCAGGAGCAAGTGCTTGCTGTTTTGGTTTTTTTTAAGCGATCGCCCTTGCCTTACGATCCAAAGTTAGTGCAACTAGTCAATGCTGTTGCGATTGAGCTAGGTGAATTTATACAGCGAAAGCAAACAGAAGAAGCGTTGATACTGACTAACCAGGAACTACAGCGTTTGGCTACCCTGGATGGGTTAACACAAATCAACAACCGTCGCAGTTTTGATGAAGCACTTGAGAGGGAATGGCAGAGGCTTCAACGCAGACAAGCTTCCTTAGCGTTAATTCTCTGTGATATCGATTATTTCAAGTTTTATAACGATTGCTACGGTCATGTGGCTGGGGATAGTTGTCTGAAAGAGGTAGCTAATGCGATCGCACTTACGTGCAAACGTCCGGGCGATTTAGTCGCTCGCTATGGCGGAGAAGAATTTGCTGTATTGCTACCCGATACTGATTTGGAAGGAGCTACTTATGTAGCACAACAGATTCGACAGCAAATTGCCAAGCTAGCCATTCCCCATGCAGCTTCTAGAGCAAATACTTATGTGACAATCAGTATGGGCATTGCTAGCTTAATTCCTACAGTGGAGTGCTTGCAGGAAAAGCTCATCATGGCTGCAGATCGATCGCTCTACAAAGCCAAAGCACAAGGACGCAACACTTACTGTGCATGCTCTTTGGAACAACCTGTAGATTGTTGGGAGTTTTTGCCTTAG
- a CDS encoding HlyD family secretion protein: MESLNSSQQTQPVAGLNEQTTLVSQQEAIATNSTQTKTHHKKSVSLSVSHLLPKVTIGVLLSTGAIASGVYGYKSWQYAQKYQETDNAFISANIQRVTSRISGIVTEIAVNDNQMVSPGTVLVKLDSRDYEVSLSQAKASLELAKQQAAQIRENMNAVTISTINIPEPVATKPAKKGTQVAKSSNKDKQVKPTDSKQRVSQLSTANSQKEIDEQKYKTALAAIAQKEAELKKAQLQLSYTNITALVPGKVGNKNVQIGQQVQPGQTLITVVQPNPWIVANFKETQLEKIQPGQKVDVKMTAFPSHKFSGTVESMSPSSFGRFTPLPQESDTPLSTKNLDEQRIPVKIVFEPKSIRGFESRLSPGMSATVTVAIK; encoded by the coding sequence ATGGAAAGCCTAAATTCTTCACAACAGACTCAGCCAGTTGCAGGACTAAACGAACAAACAACTCTAGTGTCGCAGCAAGAGGCGATCGCTACCAATTCCACTCAGACAAAAACTCATCACAAAAAATCTGTCTCGCTCTCTGTGAGTCATCTACTCCCTAAAGTGACAATCGGCGTGTTGTTAAGTACAGGGGCGATCGCTTCTGGAGTTTACGGTTACAAATCGTGGCAGTATGCTCAAAAATATCAAGAAACTGACAATGCTTTTATCAGTGCAAATATTCAAAGAGTCACATCACGTATATCAGGAATCGTCACTGAAATTGCAGTTAATGATAACCAAATGGTATCTCCCGGAACGGTGTTGGTAAAGCTCGATTCCCGCGATTATGAAGTCTCTTTGTCCCAAGCCAAAGCGTCTCTAGAGTTAGCCAAACAACAAGCCGCTCAGATCCGGGAAAATATGAACGCTGTCACAATTAGCACAATTAATATCCCAGAACCAGTTGCAACAAAACCTGCAAAGAAAGGAACACAGGTTGCTAAATCAAGCAACAAGGACAAACAAGTCAAACCAACCGATAGCAAACAGAGAGTCTCGCAGTTGTCAACCGCTAACTCCCAAAAAGAGATTGACGAGCAAAAGTACAAAACAGCACTAGCTGCGATCGCGCAAAAAGAAGCTGAGTTAAAAAAAGCACAACTCCAATTATCTTATACTAACATTACAGCGCTTGTTCCTGGAAAAGTAGGTAACAAAAACGTCCAGATAGGACAGCAGGTACAACCGGGACAAACCCTAATTACAGTTGTGCAACCAAATCCTTGGATTGTGGCTAACTTTAAAGAAACGCAGTTAGAAAAAATACAGCCCGGTCAAAAAGTGGATGTTAAGATGACTGCTTTCCCCAGTCACAAGTTTAGTGGCACGGTAGAGAGTATGTCTCCCTCATCTTTTGGTAGATTTACTCCTTTGCCACAAGAAAGCGATACACCATTATCTACAAAAAATTTGGATGAGCAAAGAATACCTGTCAAGATAGTGTTTGAACCTAAGAGCATTCGCGGTTTTGAATCGCGGTTATCTCCCGGAATGTCAGCAACTGTTACAGTTGCCATTAAATAA